In Candidatus Promineifilum breve, one genomic interval encodes:
- a CDS encoding glucose-1-phosphate adenylyltransferase: MPYMKSVLGLILGGGQGARLYPLTKERSKPAVPLAGKYRLIDIPMSNCFHADIEKIAILTQFNSASLHRHIWSTYTRDQFSPGWIQILAAEQTPHNRDWYQGTADAVRKQWVEIKEAGTRYVLILAGDHLYRMDYRKFVQRHIDSEAHISVAVQPVSRETVSGLGILKMGSDSRITNFTEKPKDPEILKQFESGANPDKPFLASMGIYVFNTDVLQEVLEEKLVDFGRDILPQSIDKRRVCGYTFDGFWEDIGTIRRFFEVNLRMAKANAPFDFYAAHAPIFTHARFLPGSEVQNSRLDEVLLADGCRIYDSTVRESVVGLRSIIGSEANIQSSILMGADYYETDAEKAENRRLARPDIGIGENAVIKGAIVDKNARIGRDVTIRYIPDRPEEETESWVARDGIVIVPKNAIVPDNTVI, encoded by the coding sequence ATGCCCTACATGAAGAGTGTCCTCGGTCTTATTCTGGGCGGCGGTCAGGGTGCGCGCCTCTATCCTCTCACGAAGGAGCGCTCCAAACCGGCCGTCCCGCTGGCGGGCAAGTATCGGTTGATCGACATCCCGATGAGCAATTGCTTCCACGCCGACATCGAGAAGATCGCCATCCTGACCCAGTTCAATTCAGCGTCTCTACACCGGCATATCTGGAGCACCTACACGCGCGATCAGTTCTCGCCCGGCTGGATCCAGATTTTGGCCGCCGAGCAAACGCCCCACAACCGCGACTGGTATCAGGGCACGGCCGACGCGGTGCGCAAGCAATGGGTGGAGATCAAGGAGGCGGGCACACGCTACGTCCTCATCCTGGCCGGCGACCATCTCTATCGCATGGACTACCGCAAGTTCGTCCAGCGCCACATCGACTCCGAGGCCCACATCAGCGTCGCCGTCCAGCCGGTCAGCCGCGAGACGGTATCCGGTCTGGGCATTCTGAAGATGGGCAGCGACAGCCGCATCACCAACTTCACCGAAAAGCCCAAGGACCCGGAGATTTTGAAGCAGTTCGAGAGCGGGGCCAACCCCGATAAGCCGTTCCTGGCCTCGATGGGCATCTACGTCTTCAACACCGACGTTTTGCAGGAAGTGCTTGAGGAAAAATTGGTCGATTTCGGCCGCGACATCCTGCCGCAGTCGATCGACAAACGGCGGGTGTGCGGCTACACCTTCGATGGCTTCTGGGAGGACATCGGGACGATTCGCCGCTTCTTTGAGGTGAATTTACGCATGGCCAAGGCTAACGCGCCCTTCGACTTCTACGCCGCCCATGCCCCCATCTTCACCCATGCCCGCTTCCTGCCCGGCTCGGAGGTTCAGAACTCCCGCCTGGACGAGGTCTTGCTGGCCGACGGCTGCCGCATCTACGACTCCACCGTGCGCGAATCGGTGGTGGGGCTACGCAGCATCATCGGCTCCGAGGCCAACATCCAATCGTCGATCCTCATGGGCGCCGACTACTACGAGACCGACGCCGAGAAGGCCGAGAATCGCCGCCTGGCGCGGCCCGACATTGGCATTGGCGAAAACGCGGTGATCAAGGGCGCGATTGTGGACAAGAATGCCCGCATCGGCCGCGACGTGACGATCCGCTATATCCCCGACCGGCCGGAAGAGGAAACGGAAAGCTGGGTGGCGCGCGACGGCATCGTCATCGTGCCCAAGAATGCCATTGTGCCCGACAATACGGTCATCTGA
- a CDS encoding alpha/beta hydrolase codes for MRLLVVALLALLAGLLAAGCGAAARSPAVTALDPPTPVIVVPSPTLAVPSPTTAPTATATATTAPSPSPSASPLPESEEQPPGEASPPTPAVTPSVIPLPTPCAQPGRVEQGTLESAVAGEPMRYRVYLPPCYGVDDRFYPTLYMFGGNIHDDAIWDNLGLDEAAEAMITRGDIPPLLIVMPDNGWLANTTTSGPNSYEGFVLNELIPHIEATYRARAEADGRAVGGLSRGGYWSLMMAFRRPDLFQSVGAHSPALIDSHAGPAEDPRVTGTTNDLGDLRIWVDIGERDPYLIEALPLHEALTAAGVAHEWRVEPGTHEEAFWRARLEQYLMWYSGGWRVASGG; via the coding sequence ATGCGCCTGCTTGTCGTTGCTCTGCTCGCGTTGCTGGCCGGATTGCTGGCGGCGGGCTGCGGCGCGGCAGCCCGCAGCCCGGCCGTGACCGCGCTCGATCCGCCCACGCCGGTGATCGTCGTCCCGTCGCCGACGCTGGCCGTCCCCTCGCCCACGACCGCGCCAACGGCGACTGCCACCGCTACTACTGCACCTTCGCCCTCGCCATCCGCATCTCCACTGCCGGAAAGCGAAGAGCAACCGCCCGGTGAGGCTTCACCGCCCACACCAGCCGTAACGCCATCTGTCATCCCCTTGCCCACGCCCTGCGCCCAACCGGGCCGCGTCGAGCAGGGGACGCTGGAGAGCGCCGTGGCCGGGGAGCCGATGCGCTACCGCGTCTACTTGCCGCCGTGCTATGGCGTGGACGACCGCTTCTATCCCACCCTCTACATGTTCGGCGGCAATATCCACGATGACGCCATCTGGGACAATCTGGGGCTGGATGAGGCGGCCGAGGCGATGATCACGCGCGGCGACATCCCGCCGCTGCTCATCGTCATGCCCGATAACGGCTGGTTGGCGAACACGACGACCAGCGGGCCGAACTCCTACGAGGGCTTCGTCCTCAACGAACTGATCCCCCACATCGAGGCCACCTATCGCGCTAGGGCCGAGGCCGACGGCCGCGCCGTGGGCGGGCTGTCGCGCGGCGGCTACTGGTCGTTGATGATGGCCTTTCGCCGCCCTGACCTGTTCCAAAGTGTCGGCGCGCACAGCCCGGCGCTCATCGACAGCCACGCCGGCCCGGCCGAAGACCCGCGCGTCACCGGCACGACCAACGACCTGGGCGATCTGCGTATCTGGGTCGACATCGGCGAGCGCGACCCGTATCTGATCGAGGCGTTGCCCCTGCACGAGGCGCTGACGGCCGCGGGGGTAGCCCACGAGTGGCGCGTGGAGCCGGGGACGCACGAAGAGGCTTTTTGGCGGGCGCGCCTGGAGCAGTACTTGATGTGGTATAGCGGGGGGTGGCGGGTGGCGAGTGGCGGGTAG
- a CDS encoding glycosyltransferase family 4 protein: protein MVVALASFAAALVATPLARRLSFRLGLVAEPGGRRRHTGRIPKLGGLAIFAAWLVGVALIYWLLPPADANDALRLRGLVLGSLIVVVGGLLDDRYDLPPLAQFLIQLAGALVAILHIIFIELFTNPLPTTALWEALPFFRVDGNWVWIWRPMALLFTTFWILGMINAINFLDGLDGLAAGVCLIAAAFFAYHSYRLGLQTGQASMPLFPLALAGALLGFLPFNFSPARIFLGSTGAYLLGYQMATLSILAPAKLSTALLVMAVPIIDVAWQIVARIRRGQHPMRGDRGHLHFRLSDRGLPTRRIVLGYYGVAILFGLVAVLAASPILKVAILIGLSAAVFALLLRLNSEG from the coding sequence TTGGTCGTAGCCTTGGCCTCATTTGCCGCCGCGCTGGTGGCCACACCGTTGGCGCGGCGGCTCTCCTTTCGCCTGGGCCTCGTGGCCGAGCCGGGCGGCCGCCGCCGCCACACCGGGCGCATCCCCAAGCTGGGCGGGCTGGCGATCTTCGCCGCCTGGCTGGTCGGCGTGGCCCTGATCTACTGGCTGCTGCCGCCGGCCGATGCCAACGACGCTTTGCGCCTGCGCGGGCTGGTGTTGGGCAGCCTCATCGTCGTCGTCGGCGGGCTGCTGGATGACCGCTACGACCTGCCGCCGTTGGCCCAATTCCTCATTCAGCTTGCCGGCGCGCTCGTCGCCATCCTCCACATCATCTTCATCGAACTGTTCACCAACCCGTTGCCGACCACGGCGCTATGGGAGGCGCTGCCGTTCTTTCGCGTCGATGGCAATTGGGTATGGATCTGGCGGCCGATGGCCCTGCTCTTCACGACGTTCTGGATCCTGGGCATGATCAACGCCATCAATTTTCTGGATGGGTTGGATGGGCTGGCGGCCGGGGTATGCCTGATCGCCGCCGCTTTCTTCGCCTACCACAGCTACCGGCTGGGCTTGCAGACGGGCCAGGCGTCAATGCCGCTCTTCCCGCTGGCATTGGCCGGGGCGCTACTGGGCTTTCTACCGTTCAACTTTTCGCCGGCGCGCATCTTTCTCGGCTCCACCGGGGCCTATCTGCTGGGCTACCAGATGGCGACCCTGTCGATCCTGGCCCCGGCCAAGCTATCGACGGCGCTGCTGGTCATGGCCGTGCCCATCATCGACGTGGCCTGGCAGATCGTCGCGCGCATCCGCCGCGGCCAGCACCCCATGCGCGGCGACCGCGGCCATCTGCATTTTCGCCTGTCCGACCGGGGCCTGCCCACGCGCCGCATTGTGCTCGGCTATTACGGTGTGGCGATCCTGTTCGGGTTGGTGGCCGTCCTGGCCGCCTCGCCCATTTTGAAAGTGGCCATCCTGATCGGCCTCTCGGCGGCGGTGTTTGCCTTGCTGCTGCGGCTTAATAGTGAAGGGTGA
- the upp gene encoding uracil phosphoribosyltransferase, producing the protein MVFESQHPLVKHKLTLMRDRETKPKKFRQLIREISLLLCYEATLDLITKPLAVESPMGLAEGRELVDKVGLVPILRAGLGMVEGVWEMMPGAEVWHIGLYRDEQTLKPVSYYNKLPTMPTVQVCLVLDPMLATGGSAVATVDLLKKWGAQRIKFVGILAAPEGIARLEAAHPDVPIHIAHIDSHLNEIGYIVPGLGDAGDRQFGTG; encoded by the coding sequence ATGGTTTTTGAGTCACAACACCCACTGGTCAAACACAAGCTGACCCTGATGCGCGACAGGGAGACGAAACCGAAGAAATTTCGCCAATTGATCCGCGAGATTTCGCTGCTGCTGTGCTATGAAGCCACGCTCGATCTGATTACCAAGCCGTTGGCGGTCGAGTCGCCGATGGGGCTGGCCGAGGGGCGCGAGCTGGTCGATAAGGTCGGCCTGGTGCCTATCCTGCGCGCCGGGCTGGGCATGGTCGAGGGCGTGTGGGAGATGATGCCCGGCGCGGAGGTGTGGCACATCGGGCTGTATCGCGACGAGCAAACGCTGAAGCCGGTGTCGTACTATAACAAGCTGCCGACGATGCCCACGGTGCAGGTCTGCCTGGTGCTCGACCCCATGCTGGCGACGGGCGGCTCGGCCGTGGCGACGGTGGACTTGCTCAAGAAGTGGGGGGCGCAACGGATCAAGTTTGTCGGCATCCTGGCCGCGCCGGAGGGCATCGCCCGGCTGGAGGCAGCCCACCCCGACGTGCCCATCCACATCGCCCACATCGATTCCCACCTGAACGAGATCGGCTACATCGTCCCCGGCCTGGGCGACGCGGGCGACCGCCAGTTCGGCACGGGCTAA
- the ruvB gene encoding Holliday junction branch migration DNA helicase RuvB, with product MTTQNPPPDRPIAPQQKAEDVGLDTMLRPQRLAQFTGQERLKDNLRILIEAARGRSEPLDHVLFHGPPGLGKTTLAQVVANEMRANIRHTAGPAIEHSGDLAAILSNMRSGDILFIDEVHRLSRPVEEILYPAMEDFVLDLIVGKGPGAKNVRLKLPRFTVIGATTRLALMTAPLRARFGAVYRMDFYDQAAMEEIVGRGARILEVPIEAHGTSEIARRARGTPRVALRLLRRVRDYAQVRADGAITHETAVAALDLMEIDQLGLDDLDRRVLRAIIEKFGGGPVGLETIAASISEESDTIMDVVEPYLLQLGFLERTSRGRMASVHAYRHLGLAAPENGPRGGQRTLFDTPPG from the coding sequence ATGACCACGCAAAACCCGCCGCCCGACCGGCCGATTGCCCCCCAACAGAAAGCCGAAGATGTCGGCCTGGACACGATGCTCCGGCCGCAGCGCCTGGCCCAATTCACCGGCCAGGAGCGGCTGAAGGACAATCTGCGCATCCTCATCGAGGCCGCCCGCGGCCGGAGCGAGCCGCTCGATCACGTCCTGTTCCACGGCCCGCCAGGGCTGGGCAAGACCACGCTGGCCCAGGTCGTCGCCAACGAGATGCGAGCCAACATTCGCCACACCGCCGGCCCGGCCATCGAACACTCCGGCGATCTGGCGGCCATCCTGTCCAACATGCGCAGCGGCGATATCCTGTTCATCGACGAGGTGCACCGCCTCAGCCGCCCGGTGGAGGAAATCCTCTACCCGGCGATGGAAGATTTCGTACTCGACCTGATCGTGGGCAAGGGGCCGGGGGCCAAGAACGTGCGCCTCAAGCTGCCGCGCTTCACGGTCATCGGCGCGACGACCCGGCTGGCGCTGATGACCGCGCCATTACGCGCCCGCTTCGGCGCGGTCTACCGCATGGACTTCTACGATCAGGCGGCGATGGAGGAGATCGTCGGCCGCGGCGCGCGCATTCTGGAAGTGCCCATCGAGGCGCACGGCACATCGGAGATCGCTCGCCGGGCGCGAGGCACACCGCGTGTCGCCCTGCGCCTGTTACGCCGGGTGCGCGACTACGCCCAGGTGCGCGCCGACGGGGCTATCACCCACGAGACGGCCGTGGCCGCGCTCGACCTGATGGAGATCGACCAGTTGGGTCTGGACGACCTCGACCGGCGCGTGTTGCGGGCCATCATCGAGAAGTTCGGCGGCGGGCCGGTCGGCCTGGAGACCATCGCCGCCAGCATCAGCGAGGAATCCGACACCATCATGGATGTGGTCGAGCCGTACCTGCTGCAACTGGGCTTTTTGGAGCGCACCTCGCGCGGCCGCATGGCTTCCGTCCACGCCTACCGCCATCTGGGCTTAGCCGCGCCGGAGAACGGGCCGCGTGGCGGGCAGCGCACCCTGTTTGACACCCCTCCCGGATAG
- a CDS encoding DUF2905 domain-containing protein, with protein MGEMGRLLVVIGLAVAFCGVIILIAIRFFPWLGNLPGDMRFEGQNYKVYFPLATMILVSILATILLNVLLRIFRR; from the coding sequence ATGGGTGAGATGGGTCGCCTGCTCGTCGTTATCGGTTTGGCGGTCGCCTTCTGTGGGGTGATCATCCTGATCGCCATCCGTTTTTTCCCCTGGCTGGGCAACCTGCCGGGCGACATGCGCTTCGAGGGCCAGAACTACAAGGTCTACTTCCCGCTGGCGACAATGATCCTGGTCAGCATCCTGGCGACCATCCTGCTCAACGTGCTCCTGCGCATCTTCCGCCGCTGA
- a CDS encoding WecB/TagA/CpsF family glycosyltransferase: MPSPTAIPILGIPVHAVTMVEALAVVEGYMAEPRLHQIATVNPEFVMAAQSDAAFRHALRTADLCLPDGVGLLYAARRHGQTLPERVPGSEFVYALAERAAACGWPLFLLGAAPGVAEEAARILEQRYPGLPIAGTYAGSPDPAENDAIVRLINDSGASLLYVAYGAPKQDKWIERNRHTLTTVRVAMGVGGSLDFVTGRAVRAPRWAQDRGLEWLYRLYKEPWRWRRMLALPKFAMRVLLSRELELRAARGSREQLLAILAKAPDVEPEEYDRLDD, from the coding sequence ATGCCCTCACCCACCGCCATCCCCATCCTCGGCATTCCCGTCCACGCCGTCACGATGGTCGAAGCGCTGGCCGTCGTCGAGGGCTACATGGCCGAGCCGCGCCTGCACCAGATCGCCACGGTCAACCCCGAATTCGTCATGGCCGCGCAGAGCGACGCCGCCTTTCGCCACGCGCTGCGCACGGCCGACCTGTGCCTGCCCGATGGCGTCGGCTTGCTCTACGCGGCCCGACGTCACGGACAAACGCTGCCGGAGCGCGTGCCCGGTTCGGAGTTCGTCTATGCCCTGGCCGAGCGGGCGGCGGCCTGTGGTTGGCCGCTCTTTCTGCTGGGCGCGGCCCCCGGCGTGGCCGAGGAAGCGGCGCGGATTCTTGAGCAACGCTATCCGGGATTGCCCATCGCCGGCACTTATGCGGGATCGCCCGACCCAGCTGAGAACGACGCCATCGTCCGCCTAATCAATGACAGCGGGGCCAGCCTGCTCTACGTCGCCTACGGCGCGCCCAAGCAGGACAAGTGGATCGAGCGCAATCGCCACACACTAACGACGGTGCGGGTGGCAATGGGCGTTGGCGGCTCGCTCGATTTTGTCACCGGCCGCGCCGTTCGCGCGCCGAGATGGGCACAGGATAGGGGGTTGGAGTGGCTCTACCGGCTTTATAAGGAGCCGTGGCGTTGGCGGCGGATGTTAGCCTTGCCAAAGTTTGCCATGCGTGTACTCTTATCTCGTGAGCTTGAGTTGCGGGCCGCGCGGGGCAGCCGCGAACAACTCCTGGCGATCCTGGCGAAAGCGCCGGACGTGGAGCCGGAAGAATATGACCGGCTCGATGATTAA
- a CDS encoding NAD-dependent epimerase/dehydratase family protein → MRILITGSSGQIGTNLGLYLLERGHEVFGVDVRPNTWTDAIPTLLQDLAGSFADFRGGLGHVPYPPNLDVVVHLAAHAKVHELVEQPARALENVVMTFNVLEFCRHNGLPVIFSSSREVYGDIRRYITEESYADFAYTESPYSAGKIAGEALIYSYAQCYGLRYLVFRFSNVYGRYDVDIERMERVIPLFMRKIGRGEPITVYGEQKVLDFTYVDDCVAGVARGIELLAGGRAANQTINLAYGQGNSLVTLAEYIAAELGVSPQITVAPSRVGEVTHYVANIGKARALLDYTPQVPLREGIRRAVAWATEYWAGQPAPQPEP, encoded by the coding sequence ATGCGCATCCTCATCACCGGCTCCAGCGGTCAAATCGGCACGAATCTGGGCCTCTACCTGCTGGAGCGCGGTCACGAGGTGTTCGGCGTGGACGTGCGGCCGAACACGTGGACCGACGCCATCCCCACCCTGCTGCAAGACCTGGCCGGGTCGTTCGCCGATTTCCGTGGCGGCCTGGGCCACGTGCCCTATCCGCCCAATCTGGACGTGGTCGTCCATCTGGCCGCCCACGCCAAGGTGCACGAACTGGTGGAACAGCCGGCCCGCGCGCTGGAAAACGTCGTGATGACCTTCAACGTGCTGGAGTTCTGCCGCCACAACGGGCTGCCGGTTATCTTCAGCAGCTCGCGCGAGGTTTACGGCGACATTCGCCGCTATATCACCGAGGAGTCCTACGCCGACTTTGCCTACACCGAAAGCCCCTATTCGGCGGGCAAGATCGCCGGCGAAGCACTGATCTACTCCTATGCCCAGTGCTACGGCCTGCGCTATCTCGTCTTTCGCTTCAGCAACGTCTACGGCCGCTACGACGTGGACATCGAACGGATGGAGCGCGTCATCCCCCTGTTCATGCGCAAGATCGGCCGCGGCGAACCGATTACCGTCTATGGCGAACAGAAAGTGCTCGATTTCACCTACGTCGATGATTGCGTGGCCGGCGTGGCGCGGGGGATTGAGCTACTGGCCGGAGGGCGGGCGGCCAACCAGACGATCAATCTGGCTTACGGCCAGGGCAACAGTCTGGTGACGCTGGCCGAATACATCGCCGCCGAACTGGGTGTGTCGCCCCAAATCACCGTGGCCCCGTCGCGCGTCGGCGAGGTGACCCACTACGTCGCCAACATCGGTAAGGCCCGCGCCTTGCTCGATTACACGCCGCAAGTGCCGTTGCGCGAGGGGATTCGCCGGGCCGTGGCCTGGGCCACCGAGTATTGGGCCGGGCAGCCCGCGCCGCAGCCGGAACCATAA
- the tadA gene encoding tRNA adenosine(34) deaminase TadA yields the protein MDDTEIWMRLALAQAEEAMKLGEVPVGAVAVLNGAVIGTGYNRKESDQDPTAHAEMIALRAAAARLNNWRLIDVTLYCTLEPCPMCAGAMIQGRLARLVYGAKDTRFGADGTIIDVLGQPAFNHRVEVVAGVLADEAGELLQRFFRLLRT from the coding sequence ATGGATGATACAGAAATCTGGATGCGGCTGGCGTTGGCCCAGGCCGAAGAAGCTATGAAATTGGGCGAGGTGCCGGTGGGCGCGGTGGCCGTGCTGAACGGCGCGGTCATCGGCACGGGCTATAACCGCAAGGAGAGCGACCAGGACCCCACCGCCCACGCCGAGATGATCGCCCTACGCGCGGCAGCGGCGCGGCTGAATAACTGGCGACTCATCGACGTGACTCTCTACTGTACGCTGGAACCGTGCCCGATGTGCGCCGGGGCGATGATTCAGGGGCGGCTGGCGCGGCTGGTCTATGGCGCGAAGGATACGCGCTTCGGGGCCGACGGTACGATCATCGACGTGCTGGGGCAGCCGGCCTTTAACCATCGGGTCGAAGTTGTCGCCGGGGTGTTGGCCGACGAGGCCGGGGAGTTGCTGCAACGGTTCTTTCGCCTGTTGCGCACCTGA
- a CDS encoding deoxynucleoside kinase: protein MTKRFILVAGNIGVGKTSLTERLGGRLGWITGFESVVDNPYLAEFYGDMRQWSFHLQVFFLGHRAQQHLALAGQAQSAIADRSIYEDAHIFARVLHHMGNLNERDYQSYRSVYELIVANLPRPDLLLYLTAPVPVLLERIRRRARPIEAGISADYLSLLDSFYEEWLHSFDLCPVLTIRTQQLDFVHQAQSLDTVIDRIEATLSGRDEVIFD from the coding sequence ATGACCAAACGCTTCATCCTCGTTGCCGGCAATATCGGCGTGGGCAAGACCTCTCTAACCGAGCGGTTGGGTGGCCGGCTGGGCTGGATCACCGGCTTCGAGTCGGTCGTCGATAACCCCTACCTGGCCGAGTTCTACGGTGACATGCGCCAGTGGTCTTTCCATTTGCAGGTGTTCTTCCTGGGCCATCGCGCCCAGCAGCATCTGGCCCTGGCCGGTCAGGCCCAATCAGCCATCGCCGACCGCAGCATCTATGAAGACGCCCACATCTTCGCCCGCGTGCTCCACCACATGGGCAATCTCAACGAGCGTGACTACCAGTCCTACCGCAGCGTCTATGAACTGATCGTTGCCAATTTGCCGCGGCCCGACCTGCTGCTCTATCTCACCGCCCCCGTGCCCGTCCTGCTGGAGCGCATCCGCCGCCGCGCCCGCCCCATCGAAGCCGGCATCTCCGCCGACTATCTGAGCCTCCTCGATTCCTTCTATGAGGAGTGGCTCCACAGCTTCGACCTCTGCCCCGTGCTCACCATTCGCACCCAGCAACTCGATTTCGTCCACCAGGCGCAATCGCTCGATACCGTCATCGACCGCATCGAGGCCACGCTGTCGGGCCGCGACGAAGTCATTTTCGACTGA
- a CDS encoding protein kinase domain-containing protein, with translation MVARDKEDLSGQQIGNYEIESHIAARPASDLFLARDVKLERLVFLEVLRVTEEEDQNLVERFRRRMETVSQLKDPHVAVVSDFDVTDDGFPYAVIDYFPGETLAEKLADLRHDGQTLPVIEALELTKQIAQGLGVAHTAGLTHHDLRPENVMLSQDGAPILIDFGVPVVPHAQPPGVNGAEGELLDYTAPEVAEGKPLTRRSNIYSLGVILYELLAGHQPKLPNLPYDIFPQANMPKEEPLEEARPGLAGETYRLVRNCLWRQEWSRFETTDELITAIETAIFAEQELPKATTAWTPQRGRSMAFVIPIALVLVGILAFFLLRGIMGNRNAQADEPTAEGTPAGTFVAGADTAEPSPTESPTAELPTEAAQDFSINVVFPAPNREFTLQDTISFEWYWPTLPEPGMHFAVYLIDGEQEHLLGALDEPNNGGNYLLAVPGADIPATGEELGWQIRLESVAGGDVFVASDVIPIIIRDALPTPTAATTDTVAPTAGTPTVGASPTVCAVDPPPGWIYYTVRAGDSLSDLAENANILVETLLQVNCLPNVLLSVGQQIWVPPGSVPRTPTPPSLATPTNPPRPTSPPSATDRPTTIAPTTAPTDPPTTAPTDQPTEPPATDAPTNTPPSPVTEVPP, from the coding sequence ATGGTGGCAAGGGATAAAGAAGACCTGTCTGGTCAACAGATAGGCAACTACGAGATCGAATCTCACATCGCGGCCCGACCGGCCAGCGATCTGTTCCTCGCGCGTGACGTCAAGCTGGAGCGGCTCGTTTTTCTGGAAGTCTTGCGCGTGACGGAAGAAGAAGACCAGAATCTGGTCGAGCGCTTCCGCCGCCGCATGGAAACCGTCTCGCAGTTGAAAGACCCCCACGTCGCCGTCGTCAGTGACTTCGACGTGACCGACGACGGCTTCCCCTATGCCGTCATCGACTACTTCCCGGGCGAAACGCTGGCCGAAAAGCTGGCCGATCTGCGCCACGACGGGCAGACCCTGCCGGTCATCGAGGCGCTGGAACTGACCAAGCAGATCGCCCAGGGCCTGGGCGTGGCCCACACCGCCGGCCTGACCCACCACGATCTGCGGCCGGAAAACGTCATGCTCAGCCAGGACGGCGCGCCGATCCTGATCGATTTCGGTGTCCCCGTCGTGCCCCATGCCCAGCCGCCCGGCGTCAACGGCGCCGAGGGCGAACTGCTCGATTACACCGCGCCGGAAGTGGCCGAGGGCAAACCGCTGACCCGCCGCAGCAACATCTACTCGCTGGGCGTCATCCTCTACGAACTGCTGGCCGGCCATCAGCCCAAGCTGCCCAACCTGCCCTACGACATCTTCCCCCAGGCCAACATGCCCAAGGAAGAGCCGCTGGAAGAAGCCCGCCCCGGTCTGGCCGGCGAAACCTACCGGCTGGTGCGCAATTGCCTGTGGCGGCAGGAATGGAGCCGCTTCGAGACGACCGACGAGTTGATCACCGCCATCGAGACGGCCATCTTCGCCGAGCAGGAACTGCCCAAGGCCACAACCGCCTGGACGCCCCAGCGCGGCCGGTCGATGGCCTTCGTCATCCCCATCGCCCTGGTGCTGGTGGGCATCCTGGCCTTCTTCCTGCTGCGCGGCATTATGGGCAACCGCAACGCCCAGGCCGACGAGCCGACGGCCGAGGGCACGCCAGCCGGCACCTTCGTGGCCGGGGCCGACACCGCCGAACCCTCGCCCACGGAATCGCCAACGGCCGAACTGCCGACCGAGGCGGCGCAGGATTTCTCCATCAACGTCGTGTTTCCCGCGCCCAATCGCGAATTCACCCTTCAGGATACGATCAGCTTCGAGTGGTATTGGCCGACGCTGCCCGAGCCGGGTATGCACTTCGCCGTCTATCTGATCGATGGTGAACAGGAGCATCTACTGGGCGCGCTGGACGAGCCGAACAACGGCGGCAACTACCTGCTGGCCGTTCCCGGTGCCGATATACCGGCCACGGGCGAAGAGTTGGGCTGGCAGATTCGGCTGGAAAGCGTGGCCGGCGGCGACGTGTTCGTCGCCAGCGACGTGATCCCGATCATCATCCGCGACGCCCTGCCGACGCCCACGGCGGCCACGACCGACACCGTCGCGCCGACTGCCGGAACCCCGACCGTGGGCGCCTCGCCCACCGTCTGCGCCGTCGACCCGCCGCCGGGCTGGATTTACTACACCGTTCGCGCCGGCGATTCGCTGTCCGACCTGGCCGAAAACGCCAACATCCTGGTCGAGACCCTGTTGCAGGTCAACTGCCTGCCCAACGTCCTGCTCAGCGTGGGCCAGCAGATTTGGGTTCCGCCGGGGTCTGTGCCGCGCACGCCGACGCCGCCATCGCTAGCGACGCCCACCAACCCGCCGCGACCGACCTCGCCGCCCAGCGCCACCGATCGGCCGACGACAATCGCGCCAACGACCGCGCCGACCGATCCGCCAACCACCGCGCCGACCGATCAGCCAACGGAACCGCCGGCTACGGATGCGCCTACAAACACGCCCCCGTCGCCAGTGACTGAAGTGCCGCCGTAA